The genome window ttttttttttaaaaaggaaggttttaatgttaacatggtaaaattacatataacaaaacaattatcgagcacgaattacagttacaatattaaagaagatgtcctatcttatatttgtgagtttaaggttttatatctaacttatcttttatcataactgaggaaattataactatctagtctttaaccacatcaaagacctgagaaggaacataatggtatctgagaaatggtagatggatgcaagcaactttcgggaatcttgtaagagtagaccaagacagctggcagccaggacagtcacctaatgtttctcagcattgttggtgcattcaaattggctacaggccaagaatatctgacagaccattttcagaagcaggcattttgaaagaccatcttaccctgtcttggcagagtacagtggttgctttccttgtgtcctgcttgtccagaaaggacagcattgcatttgtactgtcagccgtcaaggcaagggcagttctttgcccagtaggttattttgtgccaagaagtcaaacttccaaatggaaatgtcttagaaggccaacattctctcaggatcaaattggtgcagccaggagcaattgtgtctcacatcaacagaattctaagttatttaaatgccatattctctaggtctatgaagtgtttgaagattacctatctatctgaaatatatttatgtatacctagaaggcttaactaacatgactacaaatatgattataatagatgactaattattaatctatctcttaattatccattacaattttaaatgagttacataaacataatacttcaaacaagaatagaaatatatatatatatatatatatatatatatatgtatacagtataacaaaattaacttcaagtttgtatcaataaactaaaatttataccaatgtaaaactttttttttttttttttttttttggtttttcgagacagggtttctctgtgtagctttgcgcctttcctggaactcgctttggagaccaggctggcctcgaactcacagagatccgcctgcctctgcctcccgagtgctgggattaaaggcgtgcggcaccaccgcccggccaaatgtaaaacattttaaacataaactaaaatctataccaatgtaaaacattttaaacaagttgttctttaaaagtaggttcattaatgtctacccttttatcttatcatctctatatcctcctatatatctatatcaaatccccttttcttttttagaaagagatcacatttataatcaacctgttttaaataaaaatattgttttttctctgtcacacaccagagggctcttattatttgggacacaagaatctcttaaccattttttttaaagcaatatatctgggtttagagggggagtgagccaattccacctctaaagccagcttggtatatttgggaatttgtgtgtagcatctcttactacttcctgctggaggggggcgctgtatcttatggggacgcaaagaaaattttaggcctatggggtagtccgtgaggctgtattgtgtgaaccagttgccttgaaaccgctctggatgttggatcatctgggccatggtgtcatcggagacctttcagcgggtcttggctggtgaaacctgatgtattttttttttttccgagacagggtttctttgtgtagctttgcgcctttcctggatctcgctctgtagaccaggctggacttgaactcacagagatccacctggctctgcctcctgagtgctgggattaaaggcgtgcgccaccaccgcctggctaaaacctgatgtatcttaatctggaacaaatccatagcctctggctttctgtggaaacaaaagcagaacctcttttccaaagtaacatatccttatatccaaattttgaagtcaaggtacctttaaaatttacattttggcataagtgaacagcttttacaatcaaatgtttttctttagttgtgaatatcaaagacaacataatccagattttatgtgtgatagtcatctttacgtggcttattaccttcacttttttttttaaacactttatttttagatactatttgtttatataacggtatatattttttttctttaagcctgAAACcgtgctgtggctgctggttccAACATgacagtggtacgttttctgccagctctgggagccatcaattttcagaaatagtgggtctatgcttcttatcaaagcagggtgtagcccagaaacctcttttttttttaatactagtaaagactaaatctaccacacagcgtaatgtgctgctggcagatgcctcattcccgccatactgctggtcaaacacacacgccaggaacccgccagtgttcaaacctgagttttttgcctgtatgagacatgaagcaggaacctggttttggctctgtttagaattggttatcaaatattctcaggtttaaggtggaaactcgggccgttgggtgccatttgttgctggagggcatGCTGAGGGACAAATGAagaagaagcatgagagaagtgtgagggAGTGAGTGGGTGACAGAGGGAAtgagtaaagagtgagtgaataatGTAGAACTATGTGTGTgtaagcaagagagagagaaagagctatGTGAAAGAGCTGCTGCTATTTAGAGGCGCTAtgcctaggaactgtgtaaagtgCTCTATGGTGAGAGATGCTTAGCTATGGCtctgtggagatttgtaactgtgtggaggtaaggaagatgaagctgtataaaaaaagatatagaagaGAAATTTATGTAAATATAGATGTGTAGACATGTGAAAACAGATGTAACTGTGCATAAAAATGTATGGTCATATGTACGTAAAGAAAGATATTTAGCTGAGCTGTATGTATAGAATGTAGCAATGTGGAGATATGTAGCTATATGTagcagaaagagtcagagaccatttttaggatgaagtaaaagagaaagttaacatcagaaagcatgtgtgttttcttatttcaccagtcagatagatagaaacttatttctaaatacccTCAGATAGAGAAAGTCTAGCCCTCACCACCTTCATGGACTTCCTTGCAGTACCCTGGAGGTGGCCTTGTAGTAGCCTTTCCCTAAGGCCACTGATAATTGACAGTTCAGAAATCTTTTTCACAACTGGAATTTCTGAAGccaattgttaaaaaaaaaaaacaaaaaactatgtaATTCGGTctgattttacaaatatttaagtTCTGTTGAAAAATTagaggttatttcaaaatgtTTAGGTACATTGTTATCTTTGGAGCCAAATTCCCTGATTCTGGATTTTTGATCTTATTAATATTATGAATTATAAGTTGTAAGCAGCTTAAATTAACTGCATAATAGTGAGTTTTTAATTCTCAAATGTATATTActtcaataaatacattttattttagaaagcaaGGTATCACACTACCGTGTTTTTATTGTACTCATTTGTCATGTCATGTGCTAATTTTATTGATAGTCTTTTTCCTTATTCCATTAAAATGAAGTTTGCAACCCCCAAATACCTACTTTATCTTAACGCCTAATTTTCGTTAGCTAGATCTTGACTTTAGATGATAAaacttaaacaatttttaaaagacagaaattttcataactttttaagttagatatatttaaataataatagagTTAAATATTACAGCACACTACTTGGACATTTGAATTATCTGAATTCTATTCATTAGTATTGTTCTCTGTTCAACAATCATATTGTTTGAAGCAAGATGTTCAGTCTACTGTCATACCACTCTGAATGGACAGATTATATCTGAAATAAAGTGATTATTCTAATTAGGCTTGAATAATGTTATTTCATTGAACTTCAAATTCTTTGAAAGAAGATATTTCTGTGTCTACCAACCTTCAATAACCACACCATATACTCTGTGTGAACAGGCTTAGTGTGTGGTAACCACAACAGTGAGCCGATCACCTATCACTACTCTCCATGGAACATGCCTTAGGGAGCAGATTTGCTAACCACATTAGTGAGCCAATCACCTATTTTATATGTTGTGTGTTCTGTTTaaaggttatttgttttcttcctgtgtgcataaacaaatttatattttcaaagattaTATAATTTGACTTaccattctttattttccttgtcTCATTGGTGTTATGATATAAAAACTCCTATTTCTGATGTAGGGTTCTAGACTCATATATGTAATCTGATTACAATTACATTTTCACTTTagtgagaaaggacaggtggACAGACAGTTGTATACTACCGTAAGCCTAGTACAGTTTCCTAGGGTTTACCCTCaattgtatcttttatttttgttgatctaaaagctgcatatacacatatttccTTGAGTCTGCAGGAGAATGCTGTGAACCATATGGTGAGAATGGGGATTATAAAATCTCTTTCATGACCTcattagcttggcttattttctagccagctttccttatcttaacttatcctgtctaccttttgcctctggacttttctcgttctcttacttctgtaattcttactcttacttcatggcttACTGTTTGTgtatctgggtggctggccccttatgtcatctccttctctggctccttctccatccttccagatttctctatctatgtattctctctgcctgccagcctcacctatcctttctcctgccttgccattggccagttctttattagaacatcagtgttttacacaggcacagtaacacagcttcacagagttaaacaaatgcaacacaagcaaaaataacacaccttaaaataatattctactacaattcTTCCTCATCCGTGGAATAGAATTAAGTATAGCTCCTTGATTCTAGTCCCTGCAACCTCTAGCACTAAGATCCATGCACTCATTTATTCTTTACGCATTTCCCAGGATCATATCATATAATAAGAGAAGATAATGCAGCGACTATCAAAACAGCAGAATCTTGGGGGCAGGGTATACTTGTGTTAAAGTGATGAAAAAATAATGAGTTATCTCTCGCTCTAGAGATACATTTCCCCTGAGACATTCCTGAGGGAAATCTGTAACTGTTCCTTGTTATCCTCCATAAACATTTAAGAGAGGATTCTCTTGAAAGTCTCCAAGTTCTCTCAGGTTTAGGTATGTACCAATATGTTCTGCATCTCCCTATGTAGCACACAGATTTTCAAGTAGGCTTAAAAAGAGTCTATCAGATAAAGATCGGGCCTTACATTTTATCTAATTGTATTATTTACAGGAAGACTTTTAAGATCCCATTCgcagtgtatatgtatatgtgagacATAGAGACAAAAGAATGGCAGGATttcaatataaattatatttgattATTATATATTCTTATTAGAATGCATTTAGTTATTAATAAATGTTCCCTGCATGCTCATTATTTGTTAAAAGATTGCTCATTATTTGTTAAGAGATTACATACGTTTTCATATTTGTAAATGTACAATCAATTATATATGATCATTATTGTTTCATATTATGTGACACAAATGAAGGAACAGACTATGAATATGATTATCACATATTGAACATCAGATAAATCCAGAGAGAAATGAAGCAAGCTTCAAATATGCCAACATCCAAGAATATGTGTTGGGTCTTCAATTCAACCAAGatgcaaaatagaaacagaaatatttaactgggatattaaatattattttatgcctGAATTATgaaaacatatattcacatagatTACTTAATTTGGAATAGAATGATAGGATAATGGAAGGctaatgtatacatttttaaattaagatcatAAGTAATCTTCCACATGCCCTGCAGATAATTGGCCTCCTACTTCATTGCATTGCTTAAAGTTTGGGGGGTTATATTGATCCAATACAAGAATTTCTCTATTTGAGTTTATTATCCACCAACTGGGACACCATCACTcaggatattttaaaaaacattagctTTTTGGAAGGATTCAACAATACCACcatctatacatttttttttcatgtgtgttacATGTATCTTGGTACCACATATTCGGCTTAGATTTTCCAAATAAGAATTTAACTGTTGCAAATTTTAATGATATTTGTAGAGGAATGCAGTCAACTGCATGAATTATTTGATGCCTTCTGTATCTGTGAGCCTGTATGATCAGATACACTAATAATTCTTCTTCAACTATGAGTATGAGAAAAGAGATTTTCAGTTCTCGCTAGATAGACTTGAATTGTATATTGTACAGAAACTGAATTTTCACTGATAATTtttgcgtgtctgtgtgtgtgtgtgtgtgtgtgtgtgtgtgtgtgtgtgtgtatgtttgtggtgtttgtatgtgtgtgtgaatgtatgtgtgtttgtatgtttgttccAGCCAAAGGAAATTATCTGCTATTGTTCTTTCTCAGGTACTATGtactgtttttttgagacagtgtttgaCATGTGGAATTGAAGCTCAGTGATTTGACTACACAGCCTGAACAGAGAGTCCAAGCAGTTCTCTTATCTTCATCTCTTCAGTATACTTACCATCTTGCCTATCTTTTTACCTCAGTTCCAGGGACCAACTTAGGTCTAGATATTTGCAAAGTAAGCACATTACCAATAAAACAACCTTCTAAGTTCTTGTTAATTGACTTTAGTGGAATGgttctctatgtatgtatgtatcaagtTTTGAGTGACAGAAAGGATAGCTATTCTAGAATATTTTCCACATAATTTCGCATGCATAATTTTAGTATCAAGGACATGTATCTCTATGAATTTAAAAGAACTTACAGATTTTGAACTTTTGTCTGATGGAAGAATACTTATGAAATTGTCTTAGTAATGCCTAACATCACAGAAAGCATAACGGTTTTCTTAGGAAAACATGATGTAAAATAGCTACAAAAGTACAGGTGATATATTCTACATACATGAATAAATTCTCAAATCATCACAGAATGGACTTTTCTCAAAGTATTCTCAAAGCAATGttaactgtttttctatgttttcattgattttacaCGTTAAGGATTATATTCCAAGTTGAAATAGGATTTTTGTATGATAGGACATTTAGCTAATTTATTTCATATTAGTTCTACAGATTATTATAACTCATATTAGCAGAAGTGAGAAGATGCTCAACTTCATGAATGTCACTGAATTTGTCCTTTTGGGATTAACCAGCCAAAAGGAACTGCAAGTTCTCttatttgtcatttttctcttgGTCTATATTGTCACTATGGTGGGCAACATTGGCATGATGATATTAATTAAGATCAGTCCACAGCTTAGCAGCCCAATGTATTTTTTCCTCAGCCATTTGTCATTTATTGATGTGTGGTTTTCTTCCAATGTCACTCCTAAAATGCTGGAAAACTTGGTGTCAAGGACAAAAACAATTTCCTATGCTGGCTGTTTGGTACAGTGCTTCTTCTTCATTGCCCTTGTGCACATGGAAATCTTCATTCTTTCTGTGATGGCCTGAAAAGAGTAGTTGTAGTTTGGTAATATCATCAAAAGATTTAGACACAACCTTATAGTATACTGTTTGATATAAAGAACCAGCTGTGAGAGTTAAATATCCCCCCTAAAATTCTTATGAATATTTCATGTCCAATTCATGTTTTTATGTGGTAAAGTGTGGGACCAGGTAGGATCATTTGGATCTGCTTGAGTCATGCATGGTGAATGAACTGTCCACTGAACAGCCAACTCACAGATTAGTTTGTCAGTGGACTATCAAGAGCACAGCTATCTTATAGATGTGAGTTTGCCTCTGTTTCTTATGATTGTCTCTTCTATATTTGTGACCTTTGTGGCATTAGAACTGTGTTGAATCTCCAGAGCTCAGGACTCTCCAAATGCAATTTCTTGATTTGGTCCTCACAGCCACCAGAACTgtgagattattttttattatttgtaaatttCTCATCCATATATTTGGTTATAGTAACAAAGCAGAATTTAGGAGAATGAAATAATTGGAACTTTGGGGAAAATGAATGTGTGCCAAACTGTTATACAAAAATAATGAGTATATTCTTCTTCCAAGGGAGTTCTCTCCCCTGGGTCAATCCTTGGGGAACATTGATCCATTCATCCAAGGCAAACATGTAAGGTAGGATTCTATAAAACTTGTAGATGTAAGCTATTTCCCAATTTGCCTAATACTTGCCTACATAGTgctcagtttttttaaaaatgaaatgctaTTGAAATATTTCTCTTCACATTCAGGTTGGTAACAAATGTGCATATCAAAGCAGTTTACAtcttatatttcattttgctttattcaTTGTAGGCATCCTTCATCTAGATACACTGTATTTAAAAGGATAGAGATAAGAAAACATGGATTCCCAACAATCATTGATTTTTATAATTACCTTTTACTGTTGGATTGTATTTAACAATTATtccttgaatatttattttacttatcatAAGAAATGTATGTAGAAACATAGCTTAAACATGTATTATTAACTCATATTGAGTAGCATATAATAGACTTAATTTACTAACATATTGAAGAACAGAGATATTAGATCAGAACAGACCTAGTATAAAATGTGACCAAGTAGGAAATATGACTTGGAGACTAGATTCAGTGAGGATCTGGCAATAGAAATAGAATTCGTTAAGTAGAATATGCATTTTTGCTTCATACCTGATTTGGAAAAGAAATTCTCATAATATTGGTAATCTACTTTGAGATTgttttatatacctatatatggTTTTGTCTTTAAATCATGAGGCATTCAGTTAAATCACCTTAAGAGTTTTCTACCTCTTCACAGGTGTCatactgctatgaacatgtaATCAGTGTAAgattcctgtatttgttattgttATCGTGTCCTGGTAAACTATCACTCAGGTTTGCTTGAATTTAACCTTTGGCAAGTAGAAATACcctattttatatcttttttcaTGTTGGATAATCCTTGTATCCCATAATCAGATTTGATTTTTTCAACCATAGATTCCTTTATTGTTATTCAAAcaagagataaaaagaaaaagcactcaCATATGAAGTGCTGATGCTGTATTAGATAAAAGGGATGATGATCTGCAGCTATGTATATGAACTACATTCAGATTGATACTAGGATATCAGAGAAATTCTTATGATATTCTAACAGATTTTTGCAATTTACAAAAAGGTGTGTTCTAAGacaattatttattcatttaaatttattcttcttattttgagataaggtttcataTAACCTAGGATGAATTTGAATTCACTATGTCGCCACAGATGATTTTGAACTCCATAGTTCCTTGTGCTTTGCACCATTTGAGTTCTGTGATTATAAGCTTGAATCATCTTCCCCAGTCATGTGATGCTAGGAATAAATACAGGACTCTGCCTTCGAGGCAAATACTCTGTGCTATATCATTGCAAGGTTGTTTATTTAGATTTCAGGCAGCTTTATACatattgttactttttaaatgaattaaccactagtttaacttttaaattttgattaattAGTCTAAAAATCTGCAGACATATGAAGTTACTCTGAGTTATTTTAGTTTGTAGCCTTTCCTGCTATCATTGAGTAAACTTCCTTCCTAAATTGAATGAGCAAAAAGCACTTGAGGGCATTATTGTAGATCAGTGTCCATGCATTTTCCCTATAATGATGAAGTTTGCTCTGCTTTGTACTTTTCCTTTAGATTAACTAGGGAGAATATGGATATCATCCAACAAAACGATTTTCAAGACAGCATGATACTACAGGTTAAGCTGGAGTTGTGGTAACAATACTTGCTCCAGACATGGCATTTAGCCATCAGAAAGTTGCATGAGTCTATTATTCCACTCATCATTCTGCCTAAAAGTTGTTTCAAGTTCTCATTAGATAAAATTGATACTACATTTTGTAGCATGTAAATATCCATTACTTTAGTGGACTATCTGTCATTATTACATTGTCTATGTTTAGTTCTGTAAGTTATTGTATCTATGTATGCATGCTACAAGTTTTTTAGTTCAACAGGAAGAGCAAATGCAATGCTGTTGTTTTCTGCCCATCTCCTGGTCCTTCAACTCTGCTAGGTGGGTTGGGTCTCTCTAGGAAACTAAGACAATATAAAGTTCTCTTACTGTTACTCAGTGAAAGAATTACAAAATTTTTGCCCTCCAAAATATTAGTAACAACAGCTAATATGCTACCACTTCTTTAGAAATATAAACTGTAAAGTTGTATTGGAGACCCGTGCCTGTGACCCTTAGCACATGGTCAGTGAAGGCAAGGGGATCTTTAGATCAGGGTCATCATTAGCTACACACTAAATTTGAGGCCTGCCTAGACTGCATGAAAGCTGATCTCTGCTCCCTAAAGAAGAAATAAGGTATTAAATTTGTAAAATGATTTCTATAAAATTCTTATTCACATTATAATTATTCTGTGTTGAGTAGTAATAGTTACCTTTTAGAGTAAATTTGCAAAATATCTACTAATTCTAATTCTATATATTCAAAATACTACTAATCTTTTTCCAGATATTAGTCTCTAATAAAGAGTGTTATGTTGAGAAAATGTTTATGAACTCTGGTAGctctaattcatttatttaattttagttctACAGATACTTATAACTCATATTAGCAGAAGTGAGAAGATGCTCAACTTCACAGATGTGACTGAATTTGTCCTTTTGGGATTAACCAGCCAAAAGGAACTGCAAGTTCTCttatttgtcatttttctcttgGTCTATATTGTCACTATGGTGGGCAACATTGGCATGATGATATTAATTAAGATCAGTCCACAGCTTAGCAGCCCAATGTATTTTTTCCTCAGCCATTTGTCATTTATTGATGTGTGGTTTTCTTCCAATGTCACTCCTAAAATGCTGGAAAATTTGCtgtcaaagacaaaaacaatttcCTATGCTGGCTGTTTGGTACAGTGCTTCTTCTTCATTGCCCTTGTGCATGTGGAAATCTTCATTCTTTCTGTGATGGCCTTTGATAGGTACATGGCAATTGGGAAGCCTCTGCTCTATGGCAGTAAAATGTCAAGGGTGGTCTGCATTCGACTCATTTCTTTTCCCTACATATATGGGTTTCTGACCAGTCTGGCTGCAACATTATGGACTTATGGCTTGTACTTCTGTGGGAAAACGGAGATCAACCACTTCTACTGTGCAGATCCACCTCTCATCAAGATGGCCTGTGCGGGGACTTTTGTGAAAGAGTATACAATGCTCTTCCTTGCAGGCATTAACTTTACATATTCCTTGATTGTTGTCATCATCTCCTACCTGTTCATTCTCATTGCCATTCTCCGAATGCGCTCAGCAGAAGGCAGGCGCAAGGCATTTTCTACTTGTGGGTCTCACCTCACAGCAGTTGGCATATTTTATGGTACTCTCATTTTCATGTATCTCCAACAACCCACTGAAGAGTCAGTGGAACAAGGAAAGATGGTGGCTGTGTTCTATACTACAGTGATCCCCATGTTGAATCCCATGATTTACAGTCTGAGGAACAAGGATGTCAAGGAAGCCATGGACAAAATGATTAGTAGGAAGTtcttaactaaataaaataaaacttttcctattttgttttctattctttttctggGAAAGCAGGTTATTATCTCAAATGTGAGAACAGGAATCTTAAGTCACTTTATGggtagaaagggaaaaaatggggcatgcaaattagagaaaaataaaatgtattgagAAATACTTATGAATACACTGAAAAACAGATTCAAGTGCATACAATAATTGAAATGACAAAATGTTGAACTCATAGGCTCACTTTGTTAAATGTTAATGTAACATGCTTTGCTGGAACTAGAATATACTCTTCCTTCTTATTTAAATGTATCATGTGAgtctatggtttttttttatacatttagaAATTGATTTTGGGAGACATGAAATAGCATATTTAAGTTATGATATTAACAAGAACAcaactttgtttttccttcttatgTTTATGTGATTGTTTTCTTTCACAGATTCTTTAAATGTGAAGGGGAGATTCATTCAATTACTatgatttttataatgaaaacatggctttttaaaaatgcctttgttgttatttttagacATGATAGATTTCTCATTGTTTTCCCATGCTTCCACTTTTAATATTCATGTGGTCACACATTCCAATTTTCATAATTCTTCTCTTGAACTATGCTTAGATTGACTGAAGGGCAGGTAGCATTGTAGAGTCTATGTGTCCCTGTAAAGTATGTTCTCTTGAAAACCTTAGTAAATTAAACTGACATTCCTCTCAAATATTTTGTCTATCTGTGTATATGATAGAGTACCATCAATTTTTAGCTGCTTTTTGCATTTGAAAGTAAAATTATTCAGGGTGATCCA of Peromyscus maniculatus bairdii isolate BWxNUB_F1_BW_parent chromosome 4, HU_Pman_BW_mat_3.1, whole genome shotgun sequence contains these proteins:
- the LOC102921368 gene encoding olfactory receptor 5M3, coding for MLNFTDVTEFVLLGLTSQKELQVLLFVIFLLVYIVTMVGNIGMMILIKISPQLSSPMYFFLSHLSFIDVWFSSNVTPKMLENLLSKTKTISYAGCLVQCFFFIALVHVEIFILSVMAFDRYMAIGKPLLYGSKMSRVVCIRLISFPYIYGFLTSLAATLWTYGLYFCGKTEINHFYCADPPLIKMACAGTFVKEYTMLFLAGINFTYSLIVVIISYLFILIAILRMRSAEGRRKAFSTCGSHLTAVGIFYGTLIFMYLQQPTEESVEQGKMVAVFYTTVIPMLNPMIYSLRNKDVKEAMDKMISRKFLTK